The proteins below are encoded in one region of Paralysiella testudinis:
- a CDS encoding GTP-binding protein, translating into MIENKIIFTGPVGVGKTTAIAALSDDPPVQTDASASDMTSVRKGYTTVAMDYGVIRLDENTKVHLYGTPGQERFDFMWGILSKGSMGLILLLDNTRANPLKDLKFFLDSFRDLLQDAPVVVGVTKMDLRNQPSVDVYQQYLEQHGLNVPVFEVDARNEDDVKQLVTAMLYSIDPGLEG; encoded by the coding sequence ATGATTGAAAATAAAATTATCTTTACCGGTCCTGTGGGTGTAGGCAAAACCACGGCCATTGCTGCTCTTTCAGATGACCCGCCGGTGCAAACCGATGCCAGCGCCTCAGACATGACTTCGGTGCGCAAAGGCTATACCACCGTAGCAATGGATTACGGCGTGATTCGTCTGGACGAAAATACCAAAGTGCACTTGTATGGCACTCCTGGACAAGAGCGCTTCGATTTTATGTGGGGTATTCTGAGTAAAGGCAGCATGGGATTGATTTTGCTGCTTGATAATACGCGAGCTAATCCGCTGAAAGATTTGAAATTCTTTTTGGACTCGTTTCGTGATTTGTTACAAGATGCTCCAGTGGTGGTGGGTGTCACCAAAATGGATTTGCGCAATCAGCCCAGTGTGGATGTGTATCAGCAATATCTAGAACAGCATGGTTTGAATGTGCCGGTTTTTGAAGTAGACGCGCGCAACGAGGATGATGTGAAGCAGCTGGTCACGGCCATGCTGTACTCAATTGATCCTGGTTTGGAGGGGTAA
- a CDS encoding ribonuclease catalytic domain-containing protein, whose product MSKHLFYEESGQFKVATIVQQNDATYLVDTQHGKRAKVKANNVFLTFEGDAAAFLQTAQTQAAEIDVDLLWSVCGEEEFSGQTAAQEYFGNNPSQTEQAAILIALFAAPMYFYKKAKGIFKAAPEETLRQALAAIERKQQQEAQIAAWVAELAEGRLPEAVAADLPSLLHAPDKQSLTYKAFTKAADQQKKSPFALAQALGGVPSLPQYFLDGFLLKNFPHGIGWGDVSLPPMPALPQAAAMAFSIDDIDTTEVDDALSLQVLPNGNHLIGIHIAAPALAMAAGDDMEAQVFARQSTVYYPSGKITMLPDEWVAAFSLDAGQHRPAVSLYAEVDADYKVVATHHQVEAVWISENLRIQNIEPLFLPQQARSQTEAFPHQTQMNWLYDFAIAQQQARGKYDPTRPPQYDYGIVVDDQEHVSISVRERGAPIDTVVSELMILANSTWAQMLHEAEVGGLFRVQPAGKVRMSTQSEPHIGLGLQHYAWFTSPLRRAADYINQKQLLSLIQPDTPPRFAPKDGMLFAALRDFESTYTAYADFQRQMESYWSLVYVQQQQLNELNAVVLKEDLVRIEGLPLVARASGIPVDALPKSRVRLAVSGVDLNQISIGLNYLNAIAPSPIDAA is encoded by the coding sequence ATGAGCAAACACCTGTTTTATGAAGAATCCGGCCAATTCAAAGTGGCCACCATTGTGCAGCAAAACGATGCCACTTATCTGGTCGACACCCAGCACGGCAAGCGTGCCAAAGTGAAGGCCAATAATGTGTTTCTCACCTTCGAGGGTGATGCCGCCGCGTTTTTACAGACTGCGCAAACACAGGCCGCCGAAATTGATGTGGATTTGCTGTGGTCGGTATGTGGCGAAGAGGAATTTAGCGGCCAAACCGCCGCACAAGAATATTTTGGCAATAACCCCAGCCAAACCGAACAGGCCGCCATTTTAATCGCCTTATTTGCCGCACCGATGTATTTCTATAAAAAAGCCAAAGGCATTTTTAAAGCCGCGCCGGAAGAAACCTTACGCCAGGCACTGGCAGCGATTGAGCGAAAACAGCAGCAAGAAGCGCAAATTGCTGCATGGGTAGCCGAGCTGGCAGAAGGCAGGCTGCCTGAAGCCGTGGCCGCCGACTTGCCATCATTGCTGCACGCGCCAGACAAGCAAAGCCTCACTTACAAAGCGTTTACCAAAGCGGCGGATCAGCAAAAAAAATCGCCCTTCGCATTGGCACAGGCCTTGGGTGGCGTGCCGTCGTTGCCACAGTATTTTTTGGACGGCTTTTTGCTGAAAAATTTCCCCCACGGCATCGGCTGGGGCGATGTGTCGTTGCCGCCCATGCCGGCCTTGCCGCAAGCCGCCGCCATGGCGTTTTCGATTGATGATATCGATACCACCGAGGTAGACGATGCCTTAAGCCTACAAGTTTTGCCCAATGGCAACCACCTTATCGGCATCCACATTGCCGCGCCTGCGCTGGCCATGGCAGCGGGTGACGACATGGAGGCACAGGTGTTTGCCCGCCAAAGTACGGTGTATTATCCCAGCGGCAAAATCACCATGCTGCCTGATGAATGGGTAGCCGCGTTTAGCCTCGATGCCGGGCAACACCGCCCGGCGGTGAGCCTGTATGCGGAAGTGGACGCGGATTACAAAGTGGTGGCCACCCACCATCAAGTGGAAGCGGTGTGGATTAGTGAAAACCTGCGCATTCAAAATATTGAACCGCTGTTTTTGCCGCAACAAGCGCGCAGCCAAACCGAGGCTTTCCCGCATCAAACACAGATGAACTGGCTCTACGACTTTGCCATTGCCCAGCAGCAGGCACGCGGCAAATACGACCCCACCCGCCCGCCGCAATACGATTACGGCATTGTGGTGGACGACCAAGAGCACGTGAGCATCAGCGTGCGCGAACGCGGCGCGCCGATTGATACCGTGGTGAGTGAGCTGATGATTTTGGCCAACAGCACCTGGGCGCAAATGCTGCATGAAGCCGAAGTGGGCGGCCTGTTCCGCGTGCAACCGGCGGGTAAGGTGCGCATGAGCACCCAGTCTGAGCCGCACATCGGCTTGGGCTTGCAGCACTATGCCTGGTTTACCTCACCTTTGCGCCGTGCCGCCGACTACATCAACCAAAAACAACTGCTCAGCCTGATTCAGCCGGATACACCGCCGCGCTTTGCCCCCAAAGACGGCATGCTGTTTGCCGCCCTGCGCGATTTTGAATCCACCTACACCGCCTATGCCGATTTTCAGCGCCAAATGGAAAGCTATTGGAGCTTGGTGTATGTACAACAACAGCAATTGAATGAGTTGAATGCCGTGGTATTGAAAGAAGATTTGGTGCGCATCGAAGGCCTGCCCTTGGTGGCGCGTGCCAGCGGCATCCCAGTGGATGCCCTGCCCAAAAGCCGGGTGCGGCTGGCGGTGAGCGGTGTTGATTTAAACCAAATCAGCATCGGTTTGAATTATTTGAACGCCATCGCGCCCAGCCCGATTGATGCTGCCTGA
- a CDS encoding peptidase M23, with translation MESTLTLQNNLYPKVTPAGAFYAVSSSAHSASRILLANMLQADVHDVITTEKLTEWAQAEDSHDALTLLYRLQRLEFLYGEDHPSSVMVKVTAEGFEDILGQLSDNDKALLVDQDGFYFANIGFNHETAEEVANLASEATRLVEKHSLLVKNNLNIYHNAIGICDPSGQSELSFFPLYVGDIKYILVIAGMPLLNSEAFVTLVRSLYVLTGEDISWLKR, from the coding sequence ATGGAATCAACATTAACTTTACAAAATAATCTGTATCCCAAAGTAACACCGGCAGGAGCATTTTATGCGGTTTCCAGCTCAGCGCACAGTGCCAGCCGTATTTTGCTGGCCAATATGTTGCAGGCTGATGTGCATGATGTGATTACCACTGAAAAGCTGACTGAATGGGCGCAAGCCGAAGACAGCCATGATGCGCTCACCCTACTGTATCGCTTACAGCGTTTGGAATTTCTGTATGGTGAAGACCACCCTAGCTCGGTGATGGTAAAAGTGACCGCAGAAGGCTTTGAAGATATCTTGGGTCAATTGTCGGACAATGACAAAGCTTTACTGGTGGATCAAGACGGCTTTTATTTTGCCAATATCGGTTTTAACCATGAAACGGCAGAGGAAGTAGCCAATCTGGCCAGTGAGGCCACCCGCTTGGTGGAAAAGCACAGTCTGTTGGTGAAAAATAACCTCAATATTTACCACAACGCCATTGGTATTTGTGATCCGAGCGGGCAGAGCGAGCTGAGTTTTTTCCCGCTGTATGTGGGCGACATCAAATATATTTTGGTGATTGCGGGCATGCCGCTGCTCAACAGTGAGGCATTTGTTACCTTGGTGCGCTCCTTATATGTACTCACCGGTGAAGATATTAGCTGGCTTAAACGTTAA
- a CDS encoding roadblock/LC7 domain-containing protein — protein sequence MHEQLLTSVLSDLNSSSADITASAVISTDGLPVAALLPRGVDSDRVGAMAAALLALGNRTARELQCGDLEQVMVKGRNGYILLIQAGADTVLAVTANENAKLGLILLDARRAAKSIVDIYR from the coding sequence ATGCATGAACAATTACTGACTTCCGTACTGAGCGACTTGAACAGCTCTTCTGCCGACATCACGGCTTCTGCGGTGATTTCCACCGACGGTTTGCCGGTAGCGGCATTGCTGCCGCGCGGTGTTGATTCGGATCGCGTGGGTGCCATGGCCGCAGCGCTGCTGGCATTGGGCAACCGCACTGCGCGCGAATTGCAATGTGGTGATTTGGAGCAGGTAATGGTGAAAGGCCGCAATGGCTATATTTTGCTGATTCAGGCCGGTGCCGATACCGTATTGGCGGTAACTGCCAATGAAAACGCCAAGTTGGGGCTGATTTTGTTGGATGCCCGCCGTGCAGCCAAAAGCATCGTGGATATCTACCGCTAG